Proteins co-encoded in one Sulfuricaulis limicola genomic window:
- the gmk gene encoding guanylate kinase has product MNNKGKLFIFSAASGTGKTSLAKALVEHMPDVAFSVSHTTRAPRPGEQHGVHYYFVNQAQFDEMVAADRFLEHAKVFGNSYGTSRAVTENLLRQGKSVIFDIDWQGARAIKEKMPEAVSIFILPPSRAALEARLTGRGQDAPEVIDKRMRAAVSEMSHYKEFDHLVVNDDFNAALADLKAIIRGDGSPRPVQVDMDALLSEA; this is encoded by the coding sequence ATGAACAACAAGGGAAAGCTTTTCATTTTTTCCGCCGCCTCCGGTACCGGCAAGACCAGCCTCGCCAAGGCGCTGGTGGAACACATGCCCGACGTGGCGTTCTCGGTGTCGCACACCACGCGCGCGCCGCGACCCGGTGAACAGCACGGCGTGCATTACTATTTCGTCAACCAGGCACAGTTCGACGAGATGGTCGCCGCCGACCGGTTTCTGGAACACGCCAAGGTGTTCGGCAATTCCTACGGCACCTCGCGTGCCGTGACCGAGAACCTGCTGCGCCAGGGCAAGAGCGTCATTTTCGACATCGATTGGCAGGGCGCACGCGCCATCAAGGAGAAGATGCCGGAGGCGGTCAGTATCTTCATCCTGCCGCCCTCGCGTGCGGCACTGGAAGCGCGTCTGACCGGCCGCGGCCAGGACGCGCCCGAGGTGATAGACAAACGCATGCGCGCGGCGGTGTCGGAGATGAGCCACTATAAGGAGTTCGACCATCTGGTCGTGAACGACGACTTCAATGCCGCCCTGGCCGATCTGAAGGCCATAATCCGCGGGGACGGCAGCCCCCGGCCGGTGCAGGTGGACATGGACGCCTTGCTATCGGAGGCCTAG
- a CDS encoding YicC/YloC family endoribonuclease, protein MKAGKSPSPTASMTAFARHEAGTPWGALTWELRSVNHRYLDIALRLPEELRSLEPRVRELIGARLSRGKVDGTLRFQPSEAAAGPVEINPEQVQRLLAASDQLRSHAPEVASLRAIDVLRWPGVIKAAAPDVESLSAAALEALSATLAELVAMRQREGARLQEFMLARLQSMDEEVAKAKVLLPEATRLFRERLEARLKELMQQLDPARLEQEIVLFAQRADVTEEIDRLTAHFAEIRRVFAQPGPAGRRLDFLMQELNREANTLSSKSTDTRLTNVAVELKVLIEQMREQVQNIE, encoded by the coding sequence ATGAAAGCCGGAAAATCCCCGTCCCCGACCGCCAGCATGACCGCCTTCGCCCGCCACGAGGCGGGCACGCCCTGGGGCGCGCTCACCTGGGAGCTGCGCTCGGTCAATCACCGCTATCTCGACATCGCCCTGCGCCTGCCGGAGGAGCTGCGTTCGCTCGAGCCGCGGGTGCGCGAGCTGATCGGCGCGCGGCTGTCCCGCGGCAAAGTGGACGGCACCCTGCGTTTCCAGCCGAGCGAGGCCGCGGCCGGGCCGGTCGAGATAAACCCGGAACAGGTGCAGCGTCTGCTGGCGGCTTCCGACCAGCTGCGCAGTCATGCGCCGGAAGTGGCTTCGCTGCGTGCCATCGACGTGCTGCGCTGGCCGGGCGTGATCAAGGCGGCGGCGCCGGATGTCGAGAGTCTGAGCGCGGCGGCGCTGGAAGCGCTGTCGGCCACGCTCGCGGAGCTGGTGGCGATGCGCCAGCGCGAAGGCGCGCGCCTGCAGGAGTTCATGCTGGCGCGCCTGCAATCCATGGATGAAGAGGTGGCCAAGGCCAAGGTGCTGTTGCCGGAGGCAACGCGGCTGTTCCGCGAGCGGCTGGAGGCGCGCCTGAAGGAACTCATGCAGCAACTCGATCCCGCGCGCCTGGAACAGGAGATCGTGCTGTTCGCGCAGAGAGCGGATGTCACCGAGGAGATCGACCGGCTCACGGCGCACTTCGCCGAAATCCGCCGCGTGTTCGCCCAGCCCGGCCCCGCCGGCCGGCGCCTCGATTTTCTCATGCAGGAACTCAACCGCGAGGCCAATACACTTTCTTCCAAATCCACCGACACGCGCCTGACCAACGTCGCGGTCGAGCTCAAGGTGCTGATCGAGCAGATGCGCGAGCAGGTGCAGAACATCGAATAA
- a CDS encoding serine/threonine protein kinase: MKIENALPEGYQLHQYSIAKTIGGGGFSIVYLARNGQNGQWVVIKEYLPDKQAARVDGESVETLSHTTASTFNTGMKRFFDEAMALSKINHPNIVRVTDFFRENNTVYMVMNYEDGKDLRFYIKRHNGRMTEKFIRTVFPQLLQGLRELHDHNLLHLDIKPANVYLRPGGSPLLLDFGAAQSSFVNERRALPHTLTRGFAPIEQHTRGHIGPWTDLYAVGATMWACLCGKAPPPATKRAEKDTYKPAVRQFSSYYSRELLEAIDWCLQMDQLSRPQKVDALLDALNKPPSAPPEPEPLIERLKQKLPWGG; encoded by the coding sequence ATGAAGATCGAGAATGCCCTGCCCGAGGGCTACCAGCTGCACCAATACAGCATCGCCAAGACCATCGGCGGCGGCGGCTTCAGCATCGTCTACCTGGCGCGCAACGGCCAGAACGGCCAGTGGGTGGTGATCAAGGAATACCTGCCGGACAAGCAGGCCGCGCGCGTGGACGGCGAGTCCGTCGAAACCCTGTCGCACACCACCGCCAGCACCTTCAACACCGGCATGAAGCGCTTCTTCGACGAGGCCATGGCGCTGTCGAAGATCAATCACCCCAACATCGTGCGCGTGACGGATTTCTTCCGCGAGAACAACACCGTGTACATGGTGATGAACTACGAGGACGGCAAGGACCTGCGCTTTTACATCAAGCGCCACAACGGCCGCATGACGGAAAAATTCATCCGCACGGTTTTCCCCCAGCTGCTGCAGGGCCTGCGCGAACTGCACGACCACAATCTGCTGCACCTCGACATCAAGCCGGCCAACGTGTACCTGCGGCCGGGCGGGTCGCCGCTGCTGCTCGACTTCGGCGCCGCGCAGTCATCGTTCGTGAACGAACGGCGCGCGCTGCCGCACACGCTGACGCGCGGCTTCGCGCCCATCGAGCAGCACACACGCGGCCACATCGGCCCGTGGACCGATCTCTACGCCGTGGGCGCCACCATGTGGGCCTGCCTGTGCGGCAAGGCCCCGCCGCCGGCCACCAAGCGCGCCGAGAAGGACACTTACAAACCGGCGGTGCGCCAGTTTTCCTCGTACTATTCGCGCGAGTTGCTCGAGGCCATCGACTGGTGCCTGCAGATGGACCAGTTGTCGCGCCCGCAGAAGGTGGACGCCCTGCTCGATGCTCTCAACAAGCCGCCGTCCGCCCCGCCGGAGCCGGAACCGCTGATCGAGCGCCTGAAGCAGAAACTGCCGTGGGGCGGATAG
- a CDS encoding DUF3192 domain-containing protein — protein sequence MFRFVLVLFVLPLSSCAEIEEFQLRNALVKAIDDYRLVSDQVQLGDKKERVLAILLPTQKSLPAGTTRIPDQFVKDGAKVEIHYIRSGWTRDGLTTDDEFTPYIFNNGVLVGVGWTVLGGPKTKGERTPEIVVR from the coding sequence ATGTTTCGTTTCGTCCTTGTTCTGTTTGTTTTGCCGCTATCCAGTTGCGCTGAAATAGAGGAATTCCAGTTAAGAAATGCCCTCGTCAAAGCGATAGACGACTATAGATTGGTTTCCGACCAAGTACAGCTTGGTGACAAGAAAGAAAGAGTACTTGCAATACTTTTACCCACACAGAAAAGCCTGCCAGCTGGGACAACAAGAATACCAGACCAGTTTGTCAAGGATGGAGCGAAAGTAGAAATTCACTACATACGCTCCGGTTGGACCAGAGATGGATTAACTACTGATGACGAATTTACTCCATATATTTTTAACAACGGTGTGTTAGTCGGTGTGGGATGGACAGTTCTTGGCGGTCCCAAAACAAAAGGCGAAAGAACTCCCGAGATTGTAGTTCGCTAA
- the rdgB gene encoding RdgB/HAM1 family non-canonical purine NTP pyrophosphatase, with translation MTKQIVLASSNPGKVREINQMLAGLNLTVVPQSDFKVIDAEETGLTFVENALLKARNATRHTGLPAIADDSGIEVDYLNGAPGIYSARYAGKSATDDQNLRKLLDDLAGIPEAERTARFQCLMVYLRHEFDPTPIICQGTWEGHILLEPRGANGFGYDPIFFVPTHNCSSAELPSEVKNKLSHRGQALRALVSALGHTHL, from the coding sequence ATGACCAAGCAGATTGTTCTGGCATCGAGTAACCCCGGCAAGGTGCGCGAGATCAACCAGATGCTCGCGGGACTGAACCTGACCGTCGTACCGCAATCCGACTTCAAGGTCATTGATGCGGAAGAAACCGGCCTGACCTTCGTCGAAAACGCCCTGCTGAAGGCGCGCAACGCCACGCGCCACACCGGCCTGCCCGCCATCGCCGACGATTCCGGCATCGAAGTGGACTATCTCAACGGCGCACCTGGGATTTATTCCGCGCGCTACGCCGGCAAGAGCGCCACCGACGATCAGAACCTGCGAAAACTGCTCGATGACCTGGCCGGCATCCCGGAAGCCGAACGCACCGCGCGTTTCCAGTGCCTGATGGTGTACCTGCGGCACGAATTCGACCCGACCCCGATCATCTGTCAGGGCACCTGGGAGGGTCACATTCTGCTGGAACCGCGCGGCGCGAATGGCTTTGGTTATGATCCGATCTTTTTTGTGCCGACGCATAATTGTTCCTCGGCAGAATTGCCCTCGGAAGTGAAAAATAAATTGAGCCATCGGGGGCAGGCGTTGAGGGCGTTAGTTTCTGCTTTGGGTCATACCCACCTTTAG
- the rpoZ gene encoding DNA-directed RNA polymerase subunit omega, with protein MARITVEDCLDNVDNRFQLVLVATRRARQLINGADAHVPRENDKPTVLALREIADGYVTNAILDEEVAPVVLEANENTADQPQTGGLDISPAAGKEGGTEI; from the coding sequence ATGGCTCGTATCACGGTAGAAGATTGTCTGGACAACGTCGATAACCGCTTCCAGCTGGTGCTGGTGGCCACGCGCCGCGCGCGCCAGCTGATCAACGGCGCGGACGCCCACGTGCCGCGGGAAAACGACAAGCCCACGGTGCTCGCCCTGCGCGAGATCGCCGACGGTTACGTGACCAACGCCATCCTGGACGAGGAAGTGGCGCCAGTCGTACTCGAGGCCAATGAAAACACAGCCGACCAACCCCAAACAGGCGGGCTCGACATCAGCCCGGCCGCCGGCAAAGAGGGCGGAACCGAGATCTGA
- a CDS encoding PP2C family protein-serine/threonine phosphatase, translating into MKYQITQYSLRGARPHNEDRVGYAERDNAVLIAVADGLGGHRGGEVAAEVLVQTLMHSFESLRQPVIQRPSAFLALGILQAHHAIIARGQASNPPIEPRTTCVVCLVQNGYAYWAHVGDSRLYLIRQNHVLLRTQDHTAIEEMHQGGLLTEQEMLEHPQKSHLLNCLGGGVKPTISVGEETLLQPGDMLLACTDGLWEAFAPEEIAQQLKAPALDEALENMLFGAVRKMKHGCDNVSAVCLRWEDAVSKSAPLQGNGAAQIDEAKLRQEARHHLPQVAKRPVPIRQPAPAAAEAKGERDKPLQDRIQEIEDFLKKYEAKG; encoded by the coding sequence ATGAAATACCAGATCACCCAATACAGCCTGCGCGGTGCGCGCCCGCACAACGAGGACCGCGTCGGCTACGCCGAGCGTGACAACGCCGTACTCATCGCCGTGGCCGACGGTCTCGGCGGGCACCGCGGCGGCGAGGTGGCGGCGGAGGTGCTGGTGCAGACACTGATGCACAGTTTCGAGTCGCTGCGCCAGCCGGTGATCCAGCGGCCGTCGGCGTTTCTCGCACTCGGCATCCTGCAGGCGCACCACGCCATCATCGCGCGCGGCCAGGCCAGCAACCCACCGATCGAGCCGCGCACCACCTGCGTCGTGTGCCTGGTGCAGAACGGCTACGCCTACTGGGCGCACGTGGGCGACAGCCGGCTTTACCTGATCCGCCAGAATCACGTGCTGCTGCGCACCCAGGATCACACCGCCATCGAGGAAATGCACCAGGGCGGCCTGCTCACGGAACAGGAAATGCTCGAGCATCCGCAGAAGAGTCACCTGCTCAACTGCCTCGGCGGCGGCGTCAAGCCCACCATCAGCGTGGGCGAAGAAACCCTGCTGCAACCGGGCGACATGCTGCTCGCCTGCACCGACGGCCTGTGGGAGGCGTTCGCGCCGGAGGAGATCGCGCAGCAGCTGAAGGCGCCGGCGCTGGACGAGGCGCTGGAGAACATGCTGTTCGGCGCGGTGCGCAAGATGAAGCACGGTTGCGACAACGTCAGCGCCGTGTGCCTGCGCTGGGAGGACGCCGTGAGCAAGAGCGCGCCGCTGCAGGGCAACGGCGCGGCCCAGATCGACGAGGCCAAATTGCGCCAGGAGGCGCGGCATCACCTGCCGCAAGTCGCCAAGCGGCCGGTGCCGATCCGCCAACCGGCGCCCGCTGCCGCGGAAGCCAAGGGCGAGCGCGACAAACCGCTGCAAGACCGCATCCAGGAGATCGAGGATTTTCTGAAGAAGTACGAAGCCAAGGGCTGA
- the rph gene encoding ribonuclease PH, protein MRPSGRKPEQLRDIRITRNYTKHAEGSVLIEFGETRVLCNVSVDEKVPNFLKGKGQGWVTAEYGMLPRSTGSRMAREAAQGKQGGRTMEIQRLIGRALRAAVDMKQLGERSFTVDCDVIQADGGTRTASITGGCVALVDAINHVRKRGLITNDPLRHLVASVSCGIFGREAVLDLDYAEDSNAGTDMNFVMDDSGGFIEIQGTAESKTFSLDEMLAMTKLAQGGIRELIAQQKKALEMK, encoded by the coding sequence ATGCGACCCAGCGGACGTAAACCCGAACAGTTACGCGACATCCGTATCACCCGAAACTACACGAAACACGCCGAAGGCTCGGTGCTGATCGAGTTCGGCGAGACGCGCGTGCTGTGCAACGTCAGTGTCGACGAAAAAGTGCCGAACTTCCTCAAGGGCAAGGGCCAGGGCTGGGTCACGGCCGAATACGGCATGCTGCCGCGCTCCACCGGCAGCCGCATGGCGCGCGAGGCGGCCCAGGGCAAACAGGGCGGGCGCACCATGGAAATCCAGCGCCTGATCGGCCGCGCCCTGCGCGCGGCGGTGGACATGAAACAGCTGGGCGAGCGCAGCTTCACCGTGGACTGCGACGTGATCCAGGCCGATGGCGGCACGCGCACCGCCTCCATCACCGGCGGTTGCGTGGCGCTGGTGGACGCCATCAACCACGTGCGCAAGCGCGGGCTGATCACCAACGATCCGCTGCGCCATCTGGTCGCCTCCGTCTCCTGCGGCATCTTCGGCCGCGAGGCGGTGCTGGACCTCGACTACGCCGAGGATTCCAACGCCGGCACCGACATGAATTTCGTGATGGACGACAGCGGCGGCTTCATCGAAATCCAGGGCACCGCCGAAAGCAAGACTTTCTCCCTCGACGAAATGCTGGCGATGACTAAACTGGCGCAGGGCGGCATCCGCGAGCTCATCGCGCAGCAGAAAAAAGCGCTGGAGATGAAATAA